Below is a genomic region from Candidatus Zixiibacteriota bacterium.
GGAAAGCTGCACCCGCTGCCAGCGTGTGAGCGAGGAGTAGATCTCGGTCCGAAGCTGGTTCAGCTTGACCTGCATGGACTGAATCTCGGCGTCCAGTTGGACTCCTCCGCCCACCGAGAAATCCCTCATGTCGGAAATCTTCTTCTCGAGTTCCACGAGAGGACGTTCAAAATCGAGATACTGTTGTCCCTCAGCCATGGGTGCGGTCTCTACAAAGCCCGGACTAATAGTTCTGCATCACCAACAACTCACCGATTCCTCGGCGAGCGGTTCATCCTGGCCATAAAGATAAAGAACAGACCGGAAATTACAACCATAAAAAGGACCAGTAAGCCGAATACTATCAATCGGTTAAGGAAATACATCGCCAGCGCAAAACCCCCGAACACTGCCGATACGACGTAGAAGATTCCGACCACCATTTGGGGCGAGAGCCCCGCCAGCGCAAGGTAGTGGAAGAGATGGCGACGGTCGGCTTTCATCACGTTGCGTCCCGAGACCAGACGGCGAGAAAACGAGATCGCGGTCTCCATAAGCGGCACGCCGAGCGCCAGAAGCGGCAAATAGAGCGCAGCGGCGGTGTAAGATTTGATAGGGACGAGAAGCGAAACCACGGCGAAGTAGTAACCGATTTGAAGCGAACCGCAGTCGCCCAGAAAAATCTTCGCCGGGAACCGATTGAAAAACAGAAATACCGCGAGAAATCCAATCAGCGCGTTCGCAAACAGCACGGCCGACTCCGCGTAATGCAGTGTGCCGATCGTAACGAGAGTCACACAGGCGATCAGCGAGACCCCGGCCGCCAAACCATCGAGTCCGTCGATCAAGTTGATTGCATTGGTAAGCATGACCACCCAAATGATCGTGATAATGACGGACATGGACCCGATATCGTAGCTGCCGGCAAAGGGAATCGTGACCGGATTGATCGCCAGTCCGCCGAGATACAGGATGAGTCCGGCTGCCGTCTGGGCGGCCAACTTGGACCAGGCTGAAAGCGGTTTGAGATCGTCGGCCAGGCCAACCAGAAAGACAACCAGCGCTCCGGAGAAGACGTATAGCAGCGACGACTTCGTCCCGGCGAGCAAGGCGGGCGACAAGAACGAACAAGTCGCCACAGCCGGCCAGAGCGAGAAGAACAGCACCACTCCACCAACATTCGGCACCGGGCGGTGATGCCTCTTATGGCGACCCGGCCGGTCGACAAACCCGTGGCGATCGGCCAGACGTATCGCCGGTGTCATGAGACTGGCCGCAACGACAAGACTCAATCCCAGAGCAATCAGCAACGCCAGCCAATTCATGACGCTTCCTGCCTCGCTCTCTTAGACGGCCTGACGATTTGAATCGCGAGATTCGCAGCCAGGAGTAACGGCAGTAGCACCACTGAAAAGCCGTTGGGAAAATGCTTGAGGAAGTACTTCCACACCGAGTGATGATGCCAGAGCAGCCGTCGTACACGACCCACTGTCGTTCCTTCGCCCCAGCGGTGGACCCCGCCCGCGCTCGGGACAA
It encodes:
- a CDS encoding MraY family glycosyltransferase; the encoded protein is MNWLALLIALGLSLVVAASLMTPAIRLADRHGFVDRPGRHKRHHRPVPNVGGVVLFFSLWPAVATCSFLSPALLAGTKSSLLYVFSGALVVFLVGLADDLKPLSAWSKLAAQTAAGLILYLGGLAINPVTIPFAGSYDIGSMSVIITIIWVVMLTNAINLIDGLDGLAAGVSLIACVTLVTIGTLHYAESAVLFANALIGFLAVFLFFNRFPAKIFLGDCGSLQIGYYFAVVSLLVPIKSYTAAALYLPLLALGVPLMETAISFSRRLVSGRNVMKADRRHLFHYLALAGLSPQMVVGIFYVVSAVFGGFALAMYFLNRLIVFGLLVLFMVVISGLFFIFMARMNRSPRNR